In Paracoccus aminophilus JCM 7686, a single window of DNA contains:
- the mfd gene encoding transcription-repair coupling factor: MSDQLILSGAPEGFDAALIARELARGAPVIHIARDDRRMAAMRAALEFFAPKAVVLDFPAWDTTPYDRISPAAGIMASRMAVLTALAQGAIKGPFILLTTLNAALQRVPAREVVKASGFSAAVGDRMDENALRAFLIRMGFTQAPTVTEPGDYAVRGGIIDIYPPGEGGPIRLDLFGDVLDGARRFDPETQRTTDKLSGVELAPMSEVILDEPAITRFRQSYRSTYGGGTNDPLYEGVSAGRKMAGMEQWLPWFHARMESLFDYLPGASLVSDDHLDQVLDARWHTISEQYDARSEALNRKGSDSPYRPVPPGEMFPDPAEWHRWLGARRHLKLSVLHQPPGPGVLDAGGRPGRNFAPERQDENKNIFKALSEHIRKLRTSGRVVLASFSEGARDRLAGLIADEGVEGATLISDIRDLPEGKGALGLVVWPLEEGFVSDGAATGDLAVISEQDVLGDRLVRGAKKRRKAENFLKDTQSLTPGDLVVHVEHGIGRYTGLETVKALGVPHDCVALEYAGGDRLFLPVENIELLSRYGHEEGMLDKLGGGAWQARKARLKERIKQIADKLMRIAAERILRTAPVLEPQFHEIESFAARFPYTETEDQASAIADVAADLAAGRPMDRLIVGDVGFGKTEVAMRAAFIAASEGMQVAVIAPTTLLARQHFKNFAERFRGTPINVRPLSRFVSAKHATETRKGLAEGTVDIVIGTHAVLAKQVKFKNLGLLIVDEEQHFGVSHKERLKELRSDIHVLTLTATPIPRTLQLSLTGVRDLSVIGTPPVDRLSIRTYVSEFDTVTTREALLREKYRGGQSFFVVPRLSDLPEIEDWLKQNVPEVSYIVAHGQLAAGDLDERMNAFYDGSHDVLLATTIVESGLDIPTANTMVVWRADMFGLSQLYQIRGRVGRSKTRAYCYLTTKPRVALTPQAMRRLKFLGSIDSLGAGFNLASQDLDLRGAGNLLGEEQSGHIKEVGFELYQQMLEETIAKLKSGEIEGTPDDGWAPQLNLGVPVTIPESYIPDLDVRLGLYRRLSELTTKVELEGFAAELIDRFGALPREVNTLLLVIRIKAMAKRANIAKLDAGPKGATVQFYQDKFPNPAGLVEFLNDQRGQAKVTDNKIVIRRDWANDAEKIKGAFGIARDLAAKIKEGKARA; encoded by the coding sequence ATGTCCGACCAACTGATCCTTTCCGGTGCCCCCGAGGGCTTCGATGCGGCCCTCATCGCACGCGAGCTGGCCCGAGGCGCGCCCGTCATCCATATCGCCCGCGACGATCGCCGCATGGCGGCCATGCGCGCGGCGCTCGAGTTCTTCGCGCCCAAGGCCGTGGTGCTCGATTTCCCGGCCTGGGATACGACGCCCTACGACCGGATCTCTCCGGCGGCGGGGATCATGGCCTCGCGGATGGCGGTGCTCACCGCTCTGGCGCAGGGTGCGATCAAGGGGCCGTTCATCCTGCTGACGACGCTCAATGCCGCGTTGCAGCGCGTGCCCGCGCGCGAGGTGGTGAAGGCTTCGGGCTTTTCGGCGGCGGTCGGCGACCGGATGGATGAGAACGCGCTCCGCGCCTTTCTGATCCGCATGGGCTTTACGCAGGCGCCAACCGTGACCGAGCCCGGCGATTATGCGGTCCGGGGCGGGATCATCGACATCTATCCGCCGGGCGAGGGGGGGCCGATCCGGCTTGATCTCTTTGGCGATGTTCTGGACGGCGCGCGCCGCTTTGATCCGGAAACCCAGCGCACCACCGACAAGCTCTCGGGCGTTGAGCTCGCGCCGATGTCCGAAGTCATTCTCGACGAGCCCGCGATCACGCGCTTTCGCCAAAGCTATCGCTCGACTTATGGCGGCGGCACCAATGACCCGCTTTACGAAGGGGTCAGCGCCGGGCGCAAAATGGCCGGGATGGAGCAATGGCTGCCGTGGTTCCACGCGCGGATGGAAAGCCTCTTTGACTATCTGCCGGGCGCGAGCCTGGTCAGCGATGACCATCTCGATCAGGTGCTCGACGCGCGTTGGCATACGATTTCCGAACAATATGACGCGCGCAGCGAAGCGCTGAACCGCAAGGGCTCCGACAGCCCCTATCGCCCGGTGCCGCCGGGCGAGATGTTCCCCGACCCGGCCGAATGGCATCGCTGGCTTGGTGCGCGCCGTCATCTGAAGCTGTCCGTGTTGCACCAGCCGCCGGGGCCGGGCGTGCTTGACGCGGGCGGGCGTCCGGGGCGGAATTTTGCGCCCGAACGTCAGGACGAAAACAAGAATATCTTCAAGGCGTTGTCCGAACATATCCGCAAGCTCCGTACATCTGGTCGAGTGGTTCTCGCCAGTTTCTCGGAGGGGGCGCGTGACCGTCTGGCCGGGCTCATCGCCGATGAAGGCGTCGAAGGCGCCACGCTGATCTCGGATATTCGCGATCTGCCCGAGGGCAAGGGCGCGCTTGGACTGGTGGTCTGGCCACTGGAGGAAGGCTTCGTCTCGGACGGCGCGGCGACCGGCGATCTTGCCGTGATCTCCGAGCAGGATGTGCTGGGCGACCGGTTGGTGCGCGGGGCGAAGAAGCGGCGCAAGGCCGAGAACTTCCTCAAGGATACCCAAAGCCTGACTCCGGGCGATCTGGTCGTCCATGTCGAGCACGGCATCGGGCGCTATACCGGGCTTGAAACGGTCAAGGCGCTTGGCGTGCCCCATGATTGTGTCGCGCTTGAATATGCGGGCGGCGATCGGCTGTTTCTGCCGGTTGAAAATATCGAGCTCCTTAGCCGCTATGGCCATGAAGAGGGCATGCTCGACAAGCTTGGCGGCGGGGCGTGGCAAGCGCGCAAAGCGCGCCTGAAAGAGCGCATCAAGCAGATTGCCGACAAGCTCATGCGGATTGCGGCGGAGCGGATCTTGCGCACGGCGCCGGTGCTCGAACCGCAGTTTCACGAGATCGAAAGCTTCGCCGCGCGCTTTCCCTATACCGAGACCGAGGATCAGGCCTCGGCCATCGCCGATGTTGCCGCCGATCTGGCCGCCGGGCGGCCGATGGACCGGTTGATCGTCGGCGATGTCGGCTTCGGCAAAACCGAAGTCGCGATGCGCGCGGCCTTTATTGCCGCCTCGGAGGGGATGCAGGTCGCGGTGATCGCGCCAACGACGCTGCTCGCGCGCCAGCATTTCAAGAATTTCGCCGAGCGGTTCCGCGGCACGCCGATCAATGTCCGCCCGCTCTCGCGTTTCGTGAGCGCCAAGCACGCGACCGAAACGCGTAAGGGGCTGGCCGAGGGCACCGTCGATATCGTCATCGGCACCCATGCCGTGCTGGCCAAACAGGTGAAGTTCAAGAACCTCGGTCTCTTGATCGTTGACGAAGAACAGCATTTCGGTGTCAGCCATAAAGAGCGGCTGAAGGAATTGCGCAGCGATATTCACGTCCTGACGCTGACCGCGACGCCGATCCCGCGCACCTTGCAGCTGTCGCTGACTGGCGTGCGCGATCTCTCGGTCATCGGCACGCCGCCCGTCGACCGCCTTTCGATCCGTACCTATGTCAGCGAATTCGACACGGTCACCACGCGCGAGGCGCTTCTGCGCGAGAAATATCGCGGCGGGCAAAGCTTCTTCGTCGTGCCGCGGCTGTCGGATCTACCCGAGATCGAGGATTGGCTGAAGCAGAATGTGCCGGAGGTCAGCTATATCGTCGCTCATGGCCAGCTTGCCGCCGGTGATCTCGATGAGCGGATGAACGCATTTTACGACGGCAGCCATGATGTGCTGCTGGCGACGACCATTGTCGAAAGCGGGCTCGATATTCCGACCGCGAATACGATGGTGGTCTGGCGCGCGGATATGTTCGGACTGTCGCAACTTTATCAGATCCGGGGCCGGGTCGGGCGCTCGAAGACGCGCGCCTATTGCTATCTGACCACGAAGCCGCGAGTTGCGCTGACGCCGCAGGCGATGCGGCGGCTGAAGTTTCTGGGCTCGATCGACAGCCTTGGTGCGGGCTTCAATCTGGCCTCGCAAGATCTCGATCTGCGCGGGGCGGGGAACCTTCTGGGCGAAGAACAATCCGGTCATATCAAGGAGGTTGGCTTCGAGCTTTATCAACAGATGCTCGAGGAAACGATTGCCAAGCTGAAATCGGGTGAGATCGAGGGCACGCCGGATGACGGTTGGGCGCCGCAATTGAACCTTGGCGTGCCGGTCACGATCCCGGAGAGCTATATCCCCGATCTCGACGTGCGGCTGGGGCTGTATCGCCGCCTGTCGGAGCTGACGACCAAGGTCGAGCTCGAGGGCTTTGCCGCCGAACTCATTGACCGGTTCGGCGCGCTCCCACGCGAAGTGAATACGCTTTTGCTGGTCATTCGCATCAAGGCGATGGCCAAGCGGGCCAATATCGCCAAGCTCGATGCCGGGCCGAAGGGCGCGACGGTGCAGTTCTATCAGGACAAATTCCCGAACCCCGCAGGGTTGGTTGAATTCCTTAACGATCAGCGTGGGCAGGCTAAGGTCACCGACAACAAGATCGTTATCCGTCGCGACTGGGCCAATGATGCCGAGAAGATCAAGGGCGCCTTCGGGATCGCCCGCGATCTGGCGGCGAAGATCAAGGAAGGCAAGGCGCGCGCCTAA
- the hemB gene encoding porphobilinogen synthase encodes MAVSTSLPAFPATRLRRLRRTKAIRALVAETTLSPANLIWPIFVTELDSGVGEIPSMPGVERLTLDGAKRAAETALRLGIPAICIFPHSDPDLKTEGCERAWDPENIGNRAIRAIKEVAPELAVMTDIALDPYNINGHDGLVKDGVILNDETVEALVRMALAQADAGADILGPSDMMDGRIAALRAGLEANGYADVSILSYAAKFASGFYGPFRDAVGASGRLVGDKKTYQVNPGNREEALRCVARDIAEGADMVMVKPGMPYLDLCREVRDRFEVPTFAYQVSGEYAMIEGAIRNGWLSRDVVIESLIGFRRAGCDGILTYYAPEVAEKLAHLG; translated from the coding sequence ATGGCCGTCAGCACCTCCCTTCCCGCTTTTCCCGCCACCCGCCTGCGCCGTCTGCGCCGCACCAAGGCGATCCGTGCTTTGGTGGCCGAAACGACCCTGTCGCCGGCCAATCTGATCTGGCCGATCTTCGTCACCGAGCTTGACAGCGGCGTGGGCGAAATCCCGTCGATGCCCGGGGTCGAGCGGCTGACGCTGGACGGGGCCAAACGGGCGGCGGAAACCGCGTTGCGCCTTGGCATTCCCGCGATCTGCATTTTCCCCCATTCCGACCCCGATCTGAAAACCGAGGGCTGCGAGCGCGCCTGGGACCCCGAAAACATCGGCAACCGCGCCATTCGCGCCATCAAGGAGGTCGCGCCCGAGCTGGCAGTGATGACCGATATTGCGCTCGATCCCTATAATATCAACGGCCATGACGGGCTGGTGAAAGACGGCGTCATCCTCAACGATGAAACCGTCGAGGCGCTGGTGCGCATGGCTTTGGCACAGGCCGATGCGGGGGCCGATATTCTGGGCCCCTCGGATATGATGGACGGCCGGATTGCCGCGCTGCGCGCCGGGCTTGAGGCGAACGGCTATGCCGATGTCTCGATCCTGTCCTATGCCGCGAAATTCGCCAGCGGCTTTTATGGCCCGTTCCGCGATGCGGTCGGCGCCTCGGGGCGGCTCGTCGGCGACAAGAAGACCTATCAGGTCAATCCCGGCAATCGCGAAGAGGCGCTGCGTTGCGTCGCCCGCGATATCGCCGAGGGCGCCGATATGGTCATGGTCAAGCCGGGGATGCCCTATCTCGACCTTTGCCGCGAGGTGCGCGACCGCTTCGAGGTCCCGACCTTCGCCTATCAGGTCTCGGGCGAATATGCGATGATCGAGGGCGCGATCCGCAACGGCTGGCTCTCGCGCGATGTCGTCATCGAAAGCCTGATCGGCTTCCGGCGCGCGGGCTGTGACGGGATTTTGACCTATTACGCCCCGGAAGTGGCTGAAAAGCTGGCGCATCTGGGCTAA
- a CDS encoding lipid-binding SYLF domain-containing protein, with amino-acid sequence MLNDFRISRRALFVGGAAALLAGCSNAVGQNAAARLDARVNETKNFLLQNYPDAGGMIQSAKGVLYMPLMTEAAFGIGGAYGQGALRINDATVDYYSATQASVGLAIGAQQYAHVLIFQTDEALSNFRAAPGWVAEAGAYYALPARGVSLGADTISAQQPVVAMIFGQSGLMAGATIAGTKYTRIIPSSF; translated from the coding sequence ATGCTTAACGATTTCAGGATTTCACGCCGCGCTCTATTCGTCGGCGGTGCTGCCGCCTTGCTGGCTGGCTGCTCGAATGCGGTCGGACAGAATGCAGCGGCGCGGCTTGATGCCCGCGTGAATGAGACCAAGAATTTCCTGCTCCAGAACTATCCGGATGCGGGCGGGATGATCCAAAGCGCCAAGGGCGTGCTCTATATGCCGCTGATGACCGAGGCCGCCTTTGGCATTGGCGGCGCCTATGGACAGGGCGCTCTGCGTATCAACGACGCCACCGTCGACTATTACTCGGCCACGCAAGCCAGCGTCGGCCTTGCGATTGGCGCCCAGCAATATGCGCATGTGCTGATCTTCCAGACCGACGAGGCACTGTCGAATTTCCGTGCCGCACCCGGCTGGGTTGCCGAAGCCGGTGCCTATTATGCCCTGCCCGCGCGCGGCGTCTCGCTTGGCGCCGATACGATCAGTGCACAGCAACCGGTCGTCGCGATGATTTTCGGCCAATCAGGCCTTATGGCTGGCGCGACCATCGCCGGGACAAAATACACGCGCATCATCCCGTCGAGCTTCTGA
- a CDS encoding lytic transglycosylase domain-containing protein, with the protein MARLMRPGMFAVVFLGLAVPASAEGLMGSGKMGKSRAAQFARQTQLMDSRLAGQYAKSDRLKPESVSTKSGDALEFAAAVPRYTGNKRSQYLPHAKAMAKKHGIPEDLFLRLVQQESGWNPGARSVKGAHGLAQLMPGTAAKLGVDPADPYQNLEGGARYLRMMYNTFGSWPLALAAYNAGPAAVAKYGGIPPYQETKNYVIAINGR; encoded by the coding sequence ATGGCGCGGTTGATGCGCCCCGGCATGTTTGCCGTGGTTTTTCTGGGGCTTGCAGTCCCGGCCTCTGCTGAGGGCCTGATGGGCTCGGGCAAGATGGGCAAGTCGCGCGCTGCTCAGTTCGCGCGTCAGACTCAGCTGATGGATTCGCGGCTTGCGGGCCAATATGCGAAATCGGACCGGCTCAAGCCTGAAAGCGTCTCTACGAAATCCGGCGATGCGCTGGAGTTTGCGGCCGCGGTTCCCCGCTATACCGGCAACAAGCGCAGCCAATATTTGCCCCATGCCAAGGCGATGGCCAAGAAGCATGGCATTCCCGAGGATCTGTTTTTGCGCCTCGTCCAGCAGGAATCTGGCTGGAATCCCGGCGCGCGCTCGGTCAAGGGCGCCCATGGCTTGGCGCAGTTGATGCCCGGCACGGCGGCGAAGCTTGGCGTGGATCCGGCCGATCCCTATCAGAATCTCGAAGGCGGCGCGCGCTATCTGCGCATGATGTATAACACCTTCGGCAGCTGGCCGCTGGCTTTGGCCGCCTATAATGCGGGCCCGGCTGCGGTCGCGAAATACGGCGGCATCCCGCCTTATCAGGAAACCAAGAATTACGTCATCGCCATCAACGGGCGCTGA
- the ssb gene encoding single-stranded DNA-binding protein translates to MAGSVNKVILVGNLGQDPEIRNFPNGGKVANLRIATSESWKDRNSGERRERTEWHTVAIYSEPLVRVAEQFLRKGSKVYVEGQLETRKWQDQQGNDRYSTEVALRPFRSELHMLDGRGGSGGGQGGGSYGGGRDDYNDGGYGGGSSGGPSSGGQSSGGQSSGGYSSNRPDFDDDIPF, encoded by the coding sequence ATGGCAGGCAGTGTAAACAAGGTAATTCTGGTCGGGAATCTTGGTCAGGACCCCGAAATCCGGAACTTCCCGAACGGCGGCAAGGTCGCGAACCTGCGGATCGCGACCAGCGAAAGCTGGAAGGATCGCAACTCAGGCGAACGTCGCGAGCGTACGGAATGGCACACGGTCGCAATCTACTCCGAGCCGCTCGTCCGCGTGGCCGAGCAATTCCTGCGCAAAGGCTCGAAGGTCTATGTCGAGGGCCAGCTCGAAACGCGTAAATGGCAGGATCAACAAGGCAATGACCGCTATTCGACCGAGGTCGCGCTGCGCCCCTTCCGGTCCGAACTGCATATGCTCGACGGTCGCGGTGGTTCGGGCGGCGGTCAGGGCGGTGGCTCTTACGGCGGCGGCCGCGATGACTACAATGACGGCGGCTACGGCGGTGGTTCGTCCGGCGGTCCGTCGTCGGGTGGCCAATCTTCCGGAGGCCAGTCCTCGGGTGGCTATTCCTCGAACCGCCCGGACTTCGACGACGACATCCCGTTCTGA